Proteins from a single region of Verrucosispora sp. NA02020:
- a CDS encoding STAS domain-containing protein translates to MSLSILQTVRPGGVIEIAPRGEIDVDTAYEVKEAIAEVLAKGRPARIELNMRLVTFIDSVGISAMVAGFQTAEVSGVKLIVTEPSRFVHRQLWVTGLLGLFGAPEPYYAGATATPEVLPGG, encoded by the coding sequence GTGAGCCTGTCGATCCTGCAGACGGTTCGGCCCGGTGGTGTCATCGAGATCGCCCCTCGGGGCGAGATCGACGTCGACACCGCGTACGAGGTGAAAGAGGCCATCGCCGAAGTGCTGGCCAAGGGGCGGCCGGCCCGGATCGAGCTCAACATGCGGCTGGTCACCTTCATCGACTCGGTGGGCATCAGCGCGATGGTCGCCGGTTTCCAGACGGCTGAGGTCAGCGGCGTGAAGCTGATCGTCACCGAACCCAGCCGGTTCGTGCACCGACAGCTCTGGGTGACCGGGCTGCTCGGTCTCTTCGGCGCGCCGGAGCCGTACTACGCCGGCGCCACCGCCACCCCCGAGGTCCTTCCCGGCGGCTGA
- a CDS encoding BON domain-containing protein, translated as MVGISTIQRTDERIRSAVLDELDWEPRVRPHEIGVTVAEGVVTLTGRVDGYAKKWAAEQAAHRVAQVRAVANDLAVHTATGAERTDPEIAAAVTHALQWHAFVPVEQIDVTVSQGWVTLHGEVEWEYQRRAAQQAVAELGGVRGVSDGLVVRPSVRPDGAELAERIVDALARNRATEAEQVTVRVHGDTVLLGGLVHSMPERAEVERVVWSAPGIREVQNHIAVAPVLG; from the coding sequence ATGGTCGGCATCTCGACGATCCAGCGCACCGACGAGCGCATCCGGAGCGCGGTGCTCGACGAACTCGACTGGGAGCCCCGGGTCCGGCCGCACGAGATCGGGGTGACCGTCGCGGAGGGCGTGGTGACGCTGACCGGACGGGTGGACGGGTACGCCAAGAAGTGGGCGGCGGAACAGGCCGCCCACCGGGTCGCCCAGGTCCGGGCCGTCGCCAACGACCTCGCCGTGCACACGGCCACCGGTGCGGAGCGCACCGACCCGGAGATCGCCGCCGCCGTGACGCACGCCCTCCAGTGGCACGCGTTCGTGCCGGTCGAGCAGATCGACGTGACGGTCTCGCAGGGCTGGGTCACCCTGCACGGCGAGGTCGAGTGGGAGTACCAACGGCGGGCTGCCCAGCAGGCGGTCGCCGAGCTCGGCGGCGTACGCGGGGTGAGCGACGGTCTCGTCGTGCGGCCCTCGGTACGCCCCGACGGTGCCGAACTGGCCGAGCGGATCGTCGACGCGCTGGCCCGCAACCGGGCCACCGAGGCCGAACAGGTCACGGTACGCGTACACGGCGACACGGTGCTGCTGGGCGGACTGGTGCACTCGATGCCCGAGCGCGCCGAGGTCGAACGGGTCGTCTGGTCCGCTCCCGGCATCCGCGAGGTGCAGAACCACATCGCGGTGGCCCCGGTGCTGGGCTGA
- a CDS encoding DsbA family protein codes for MTTPLQVTARLRTPVTEHDHVRGPVDAPVTIVEYGDFQCPFCGTAHRDLKEVLRQRPDSVRLVYRHFPIANIHPYAERAAEAAEAAGRRGRFWEMHDWLYEHQDQLDPVHLTLGIEQLDLPVDEVDAEIGRHAGGDRIRQDFVGAIRSGVDASPTLFVNGDRHDGDVDLGTLLTVVDDATG; via the coding sequence CTGACCACGCCATTGCAGGTCACTGCGCGGCTCCGCACACCCGTCACGGAGCACGACCACGTCCGGGGCCCGGTGGACGCGCCGGTGACGATCGTCGAGTACGGCGACTTCCAGTGCCCGTTCTGCGGCACCGCCCACCGCGACCTCAAGGAGGTCCTGCGGCAGCGGCCCGACAGCGTCCGACTCGTCTACCGGCACTTCCCCATCGCCAACATCCACCCGTACGCGGAACGGGCCGCCGAGGCGGCGGAGGCCGCCGGTCGGCGCGGACGGTTCTGGGAGATGCACGACTGGCTCTACGAGCACCAGGACCAGCTCGACCCGGTGCACCTGACCCTCGGCATCGAGCAGCTCGACCTGCCGGTCGACGAGGTGGACGCGGAGATCGGGCGGCACGCCGGTGGTGACCGGATCCGGCAGGACTTCGTCGGCGCGATCCGCAGCGGCGTGGACGCCAGCCCCACCCTGTTCGTCAACGGTGACCGCCACGACGGCGACGTCGACCTGGGCACCCTCCTGACCGTGGTCGACGACGCCACCGGCTGA
- a CDS encoding LuxR C-terminal-related transcriptional regulator translates to MPDDRSTVRTAGAVGVPAGPPLLASRLTPAVLPRPVVLRPRLARLLDEGVASPVTLVRAPAGWGKTTLLASWRQAVTEADPDAPAPAWISVEAGDDIDRLWSYLAAALRSVADPGGDPAATPVPDRAPRPDELEVLAAALAARERPVVLVLDDLHRVTDPAALAGLEFLLRHTEQRLRVVAAGRAGLPLAVHRLRLAGELTEIGPGDLAFTADEVADLLTAHGVAVPAAAVERLRGRTEGWAAALRITALALHGQPDPDRWITQLGADQPAVAGYLREEVLAGLEPADRDLLRRAAVTDTVCAGLAVALTGDTDAEGRLGALAEDVGLLHPDGGRPVWYRCHPLLADLLRRELARLPAEEQRDLHLRAASWYAGNSRPADALRHALVGGDWTTATDLFVTGWPELAYDRGGPTGPVPAPPPAEAVSRDPELALACAAQRAVDGDSDAAHQHLRLAAGHAEALPEPRRSRFARLVAAVELTLARLAGDVEAVRATAARLLATRPAAASPAVASPVATSAVAEPAVVEATAGRHALVAPDGGATVRADDPRAGTGDDADVRAVAGTASALLALDAGELAAAASGFASALAAARTAGRPRTELVCASRWALLAALRGELRAAEEAARAALALPPCRGWSAQLDCGYAHLALALVALHRDQPAEAEANLALAAPAGEEAAAGTVAAWCRAHLRGDEGDLAVAHRLLVEARSRWSGRGGELAVRLRAAEADLHGTRGDLPTARDLAGDHVDPPAAALAVAAARVELRAGDLRAAARLLPEWSAPSSADWPLPVRLDAALLDAVLAARSGDGRRAGRTVEQALDLAGPDGYRRPFTRAEPGLRDLLVAHLDSGTAHWPTVSDLVRAVEVPDERSPVGASSATLDEPLTERELTILRYLQSILSNVEIAAELSVSVNTVKTHVRNIYRKLDATRRRDAVRRARQLRLI, encoded by the coding sequence ATGCCGGATGACCGCAGCACCGTACGGACCGCCGGGGCGGTCGGCGTACCGGCCGGCCCGCCCCTGCTGGCGTCGCGGCTGACGCCTGCCGTGCTGCCGAGACCGGTGGTGCTGCGTCCCCGGCTGGCCCGACTGCTGGACGAGGGGGTGGCGTCCCCGGTCACGCTGGTCCGTGCGCCCGCCGGTTGGGGCAAGACCACGCTCCTCGCGTCGTGGCGGCAGGCCGTGACCGAGGCCGACCCGGACGCCCCGGCACCGGCCTGGATCTCGGTGGAGGCGGGCGACGACATCGACCGCCTCTGGTCGTACCTGGCGGCGGCGCTGCGATCGGTCGCGGACCCAGGAGGGGACCCGGCCGCGACGCCGGTGCCCGACCGCGCCCCGCGCCCGGACGAGCTGGAGGTGCTCGCCGCCGCCCTGGCCGCCCGGGAGCGACCCGTGGTGCTGGTCCTGGACGACCTGCACCGCGTCACCGATCCGGCCGCCCTGGCCGGACTGGAGTTCCTGCTACGCCACACCGAGCAGCGGCTGCGGGTGGTGGCGGCCGGGCGCGCGGGCCTGCCGCTGGCGGTGCACCGGCTGCGGCTGGCCGGTGAACTGACCGAGATCGGTCCGGGTGACCTGGCCTTCACCGCCGACGAGGTGGCCGACCTGCTGACCGCGCACGGCGTGGCGGTGCCGGCCGCCGCCGTCGAGCGGCTGCGCGGGCGTACCGAGGGCTGGGCGGCGGCCCTGCGGATCACGGCGCTCGCGCTGCACGGGCAACCGGACCCGGACCGGTGGATCACCCAGCTCGGCGCGGACCAGCCGGCGGTCGCCGGCTACCTGCGTGAGGAGGTGCTCGCCGGGCTGGAACCGGCGGATCGGGACCTGCTGCGCCGCGCGGCGGTCACCGACACCGTCTGCGCCGGGCTGGCGGTGGCGCTGACCGGCGACACCGACGCGGAGGGGCGGCTCGGCGCGCTCGCCGAGGACGTCGGGCTGCTGCACCCCGACGGTGGCCGTCCGGTCTGGTACAGGTGCCATCCGCTCCTGGCCGACCTGCTGCGCCGCGAACTGGCCCGGTTGCCCGCCGAGGAACAGCGTGACCTGCACCTGCGCGCGGCGAGCTGGTATGCCGGCAACAGCCGACCGGCGGACGCGCTGCGGCACGCGCTCGTGGGCGGCGACTGGACGACCGCGACCGACCTCTTCGTGACCGGCTGGCCGGAGTTGGCGTACGACCGGGGTGGCCCGACCGGGCCGGTGCCCGCGCCGCCCCCGGCGGAGGCGGTGTCACGGGACCCGGAACTGGCGCTGGCCTGCGCCGCCCAGCGGGCCGTCGACGGCGACTCCGACGCGGCCCACCAGCACCTGCGCCTGGCCGCCGGGCACGCCGAGGCCCTGCCGGAGCCGCGCCGCAGCCGGTTCGCCCGGCTGGTCGCCGCCGTCGAACTCACCCTGGCCCGGCTGGCCGGCGACGTCGAGGCGGTACGCGCCACCGCCGCCCGCCTGCTCGCCACCCGCCCCGCCGCCGCATCGCCCGCTGTCGCATCGCCCGTCGCAACGTCCGCTGTCGCGGAGCCCGCCGTCGTGGAGGCCACGGCGGGGCGGCACGCCCTCGTCGCTCCGGACGGGGGCGCGACGGTCCGCGCCGACGACCCACGGGCCGGCACCGGGGACGACGCCGACGTGCGGGCGGTGGCCGGTACGGCCTCGGCTCTGCTCGCCCTCGACGCCGGTGAGCTGGCCGCTGCGGCGAGCGGGTTCGCGTCGGCGCTGGCGGCGGCCCGGACGGCCGGTCGACCCCGCACCGAACTGGTCTGCGCCAGCCGGTGGGCGCTGCTCGCGGCGCTGCGCGGCGAGCTGCGTGCGGCCGAGGAGGCGGCCCGCGCGGCGCTGGCCCTGCCGCCCTGCCGGGGCTGGTCGGCGCAGCTCGACTGCGGCTACGCCCATCTGGCGTTGGCACTGGTGGCGCTGCATCGGGACCAGCCTGCGGAGGCCGAGGCGAACCTGGCCCTGGCGGCACCGGCGGGCGAGGAGGCGGCAGCCGGCACGGTGGCGGCCTGGTGTCGGGCCCACCTGCGCGGCGACGAGGGGGATCTCGCGGTGGCCCACCGGCTGCTGGTGGAGGCCCGGAGTCGCTGGTCCGGCCGGGGCGGTGAGCTGGCTGTCCGGCTCCGGGCGGCCGAGGCGGACCTGCACGGCACGCGGGGTGACCTGCCGACGGCCCGGGACCTGGCCGGTGACCACGTGGATCCGCCGGCCGCCGCGCTGGCGGTGGCCGCCGCCCGGGTCGAGCTGCGGGCCGGCGACCTCCGCGCCGCCGCCCGCCTGCTGCCGGAGTGGTCCGCGCCGTCGTCGGCCGACTGGCCCCTGCCGGTACGCCTGGACGCCGCGCTGCTCGACGCGGTGCTCGCGGCCCGGAGCGGGGACGGGCGGCGGGCCGGCCGGACGGTGGAGCAGGCGCTCGACCTGGCGGGCCCGGACGGGTACCGGCGACCGTTCACCCGGGCCGAGCCGGGCCTGCGTGACCTGCTCGTCGCTCACCTGGACTCCGGCACGGCACACTGGCCGACGGTCAGTGACCTGGTCCGTGCCGTCGAGGTGCCGGACGAGCGGAGTCCGGTCGGCGCGTCGTCGGCGACACTGGACGAGCCGTTGACCGAGCGGGAGCTGACCATCCTGCGGTACCTGCAGAGCATCCTCTCCAACGTGGAGATCGCGGCCGAGCTGTCCGTCTCGGTGAACACCGTCAAGACGCATGTGCGCAACATCTATCGCAAGCTGGACGCCACCCGCCGTCGGGACGCCGTACGCCGGGCCCGCCAACTGCGCCTCATCTGA
- a CDS encoding alcohol dehydrogenase catalytic domain-containing protein, which produces MRALCVTSGGELAVRQVPDPELRNDQDMIVRVRRSATCGADLPLLAGRTPGPSPGDVLGHEFLGDVLEVGTAVRRHRVGDRVVVCASVACGACWYCRRGLPACCDNGSTEPAAGEAEWGHPVAGCFGQPRAAGGFAGSHAEYVRVPYADVGAFTVPESVGDDRALFASDAAPAGWMAADLGAVRPGDVVAVWGAGAVGQLTARAAGLLGADRVVVVDRHPGRLLMARQHTGAHTLDLRHTDVLAELRELSGGRGPDVCVEAVGGPAEEPRSLADRFTGRRRTPEALREAVHACRKGGTVFVLNGGARVVDAFPTGAVVHKGLTVRGARQHGQRYIPMLLDRMARDELRTEHLATHHFPLERAAQGYALLRDRPDDCVRAVFTPHEPPSIDVRPGG; this is translated from the coding sequence ATGAGGGCGCTCTGCGTGACCTCCGGCGGGGAACTGGCCGTGCGCCAGGTCCCCGACCCGGAGCTGCGCAACGACCAGGACATGATCGTCCGGGTACGCCGCAGCGCCACCTGCGGCGCGGACCTGCCGCTGCTCGCCGGGCGGACACCCGGCCCGTCCCCCGGCGACGTACTCGGCCACGAGTTCCTCGGTGACGTGCTGGAGGTCGGTACGGCAGTCCGCCGGCACCGGGTCGGTGACCGGGTGGTGGTCTGCGCCTCGGTGGCCTGCGGCGCCTGCTGGTACTGCCGGCGTGGGCTGCCGGCGTGCTGCGACAACGGCAGCACCGAGCCGGCCGCCGGTGAGGCGGAGTGGGGGCACCCGGTGGCGGGCTGCTTCGGCCAGCCCCGGGCCGCCGGTGGCTTCGCCGGCAGCCACGCCGAGTACGTACGCGTGCCCTACGCCGACGTCGGGGCGTTCACCGTGCCGGAGTCCGTCGGCGACGACCGGGCCCTGTTCGCCTCGGACGCCGCCCCGGCCGGCTGGATGGCCGCCGACCTGGGCGCGGTCCGCCCCGGCGACGTGGTGGCCGTCTGGGGCGCCGGGGCCGTGGGGCAGTTGACCGCCCGGGCGGCCGGGTTGCTCGGCGCCGACCGGGTGGTGGTCGTCGACCGGCATCCGGGGCGGCTGCTGATGGCCCGTCAGCACACCGGCGCCCACACCCTCGACCTGCGGCACACCGACGTGCTGGCGGAACTGCGCGAACTCAGCGGCGGGCGGGGGCCGGACGTCTGCGTGGAGGCGGTCGGCGGCCCGGCCGAGGAACCCCGGTCGCTGGCGGACCGTTTCACCGGACGCCGCCGCACACCCGAGGCGCTGCGCGAGGCGGTGCACGCCTGCCGCAAGGGCGGCACCGTCTTCGTGCTCAACGGCGGCGCCCGCGTCGTCGACGCGTTCCCGACCGGCGCGGTGGTGCACAAGGGGCTCACCGTGCGCGGGGCGCGCCAGCACGGCCAGCGGTACATCCCGATGCTGCTGGACCGGATGGCCCGCGACGAGCTGCGGACCGAGCACCTGGCCACGCACCACTTCCCGCTGGAGCGGGCGGCCCAGGGGTACGCGCTCCTCCGCGACCGTCCCGACGACTGCGTACGGGCCGTGTTCACCCCGCACGAGCCGCCATCGATCGACGTCCGGCCTGGTGGATGA
- a CDS encoding trans-acting enoyl reductase family protein: MAAERTYDVVLFGATGFTGELTAQYLARHAPAGLRWAIAGRNPDKLAAVRDRLVAITPALADLPLLTADVTDPASLREVAAQARVVASTVGPYVHHGEPLVAACAAAGTDYLDITGEPEFVDQTYLRHHAEATRTGARLVHACGFDSIPHDLGVWFTVKQLPADVPITVDGYVRAGGRFSAGTYHSALTAFSRRAETSRAARERRAAEPRPTDRRVRAVPGKLARSRDLPVWAVPLPTIDPQVVRRSAAARPEYGPDFRYRHFAAVKRLPTVLMAGVGLGALAGLTRLPPARRWLLGRLSSGQGPSAEQRAESWFRVRFVGTGGGRRVVTEVAGGDPGYDETAKMLAESALCLALDDLPATSGQVTPVTAMGDALLTRLTAAGLTFRILG; encoded by the coding sequence ATGGCTGCGGAACGGACGTACGACGTCGTGCTGTTCGGGGCGACCGGGTTCACCGGTGAGCTGACCGCGCAGTACCTGGCCCGGCACGCGCCGGCCGGACTGCGCTGGGCGATCGCCGGGCGCAACCCCGACAAACTGGCCGCCGTCCGGGACCGGCTGGTCGCGATCACGCCGGCCCTGGCGGACCTGCCACTGCTCACCGCCGACGTCACCGACCCGGCGTCGCTACGGGAGGTGGCCGCGCAGGCCCGGGTGGTGGCGAGCACCGTCGGCCCGTACGTGCACCACGGGGAACCGCTGGTGGCGGCGTGCGCGGCGGCCGGCACCGACTACCTCGACATCACCGGCGAACCCGAGTTCGTCGACCAGACGTACCTCCGGCACCACGCCGAGGCGACCCGCACCGGCGCCCGGCTGGTGCACGCCTGCGGCTTCGACTCGATCCCGCACGACCTGGGCGTCTGGTTCACCGTCAAGCAACTCCCCGCCGACGTGCCGATCACCGTCGACGGTTACGTACGGGCCGGCGGCCGGTTCTCCGCCGGCACGTACCACTCGGCGCTGACCGCCTTCTCCCGGCGGGCCGAGACGTCCCGGGCGGCCCGCGAGCGGCGGGCCGCCGAACCGCGACCCACCGACCGCCGGGTCCGCGCCGTGCCGGGCAAGCTGGCCCGGTCGCGGGACCTGCCGGTCTGGGCGGTGCCGCTGCCGACCATCGACCCGCAGGTGGTCCGCCGCTCGGCGGCGGCCCGACCCGAGTACGGTCCGGACTTCCGCTACCGGCACTTCGCGGCCGTCAAACGCCTGCCCACCGTGCTGATGGCGGGCGTCGGCCTGGGCGCGCTGGCCGGGCTGACCCGGCTGCCCCCGGCCCGGCGCTGGCTGCTCGGACGGCTCTCCTCCGGCCAGGGCCCGAGCGCCGAGCAGCGGGCCGAATCGTGGTTCCGGGTCCGTTTCGTGGGCACCGGCGGCGGCCGTCGGGTGGTCACCGAGGTGGCCGGCGGCGACCCCGGCTACGACGAGACCGCCAAGATGCTCGCCGAATCCGCCCTCTGCCTCGCCCTGGACGACCTGCCGGCCACGTCCGGCCAGGTCACGCCGGTGACCGCGATGGGCGACGCGCTGCTGACCCGACTCACCGCCGCCGGCCTCACCTTCCGCATCCTCGGGTGA
- a CDS encoding MerR family transcriptional regulator codes for MRSIGEVARDSGLTVSALRFYDAAGVLVPARVDPVTGYRRYTDEQVASARLVAGLRRVGLPVAEIAQAVRAEPAVVHRLLDTQLRRLADGLADARREVSRIRALVPLDESTAATRLTVDRAGLTAAVAAVRFAVGTDPDLPALTGVLFDVTDTGVRLVATDRHRLAVATVHAAVDGPAVRTLLPLPAVDGLRRLVTDPDIDAHEVRLTVTASRLHADVAGRELHATALPDDFPDYHVLLPRAGAHGPTHRITVDGEWLAGALRAGGPTLTREYAGAALPVTVLGWGSGDGLRLLGPDDLHHAADLPGSPDLADSGPDGRGPADSGPDADREYAELRVGVNGEYLLDALDAAGGRRLVLELDSPVTPLAIRRPDDEGAFSILMPIRL; via the coding sequence CTGCGCAGCATCGGCGAGGTGGCCCGGGACAGCGGGCTGACGGTGAGTGCCCTGCGGTTCTACGACGCCGCCGGGGTCCTGGTGCCGGCGCGGGTGGACCCGGTGACCGGATATCGCCGCTACACCGACGAGCAGGTGGCCTCGGCCCGGCTCGTCGCCGGACTGCGCCGGGTGGGCCTGCCGGTCGCCGAGATCGCCCAGGCGGTACGCGCCGAACCAGCCGTCGTGCACCGGCTGCTCGACACCCAACTGCGCCGACTGGCCGACGGACTGGCCGACGCGCGCCGCGAGGTGTCCCGGATCCGGGCACTGGTGCCGCTCGACGAGTCGACGGCCGCCACCCGGCTCACCGTGGACCGTGCGGGACTCACCGCCGCCGTGGCCGCCGTCCGCTTCGCCGTCGGGACCGATCCGGACCTGCCTGCGCTCACCGGTGTCCTGTTCGACGTGACCGACACAGGCGTACGACTGGTGGCGACCGACCGGCACCGGCTGGCGGTGGCGACCGTCCACGCGGCGGTGGACGGCCCGGCGGTGCGTACGCTGCTGCCGCTGCCGGCGGTGGACGGGCTGCGCCGACTGGTGACCGACCCGGACATCGACGCGCACGAGGTACGGCTGACGGTGACCGCGTCCCGGCTGCACGCCGACGTGGCCGGGCGGGAGTTGCACGCCACGGCGCTGCCGGACGACTTCCCCGACTACCACGTGCTGCTGCCACGGGCGGGCGCGCACGGGCCGACACACCGCATCACGGTGGACGGTGAGTGGCTGGCCGGCGCGCTGCGGGCGGGCGGGCCCACGCTGACCCGCGAGTACGCCGGGGCTGCGCTGCCGGTGACCGTACTCGGGTGGGGGTCGGGCGACGGACTCCGCCTGCTCGGCCCCGACGACCTGCACCACGCCGCCGACCTGCCCGGCTCGCCCGACCTCGCCGACAGCGGCCCGGACGGCAGGGGCCCGGCCGACAGCGGCCCGGACGCTGACCGCGAGTACGCCGAACTGCGGGTCGGCGTGAACGGCGAGTACCTGCTCGACGCGCTGGACGCGGCCGGTGGCCGGCGGTTGGTGCTCGAACTGGACAGCCCGGTCACCCCGCTGGCGATCCGCCGCCCGGACGACGAGGGCGCCTTCTCCATCCTGATGCCGATCCGCCTCTGA
- the serS gene encoding serine--tRNA ligase: protein MLDMELIRKDRDAVATALAKRLEAAEVDRALDDIQQLDRERRRLISEIDGERQRRKAEARAYAQAKRAGVEPEATSEVGRKQIAELESELDEVQARLRTVMSELPNLPAEDVVPGGKEANRVVKTFGAPPAIEKIRDHVELSRALGLVDHERGVKLGGSGFWMYTGLGARLEWALVNWLIESNIEAGYEFLLPPHLLLDTAGFAAGQFPKFYDDVYHLDKQSAPRGQFLLPTAETAILGAYQDEILETAKLPLRVFAYTPCYRREAAGSHSDERGTVRGHQFNKVEIFQFTLPEQADAALEQMVAHAESLVEGLGLHYQRSLLAAGDSSASMRKTLDIEVWMPSTGKYKEVSSVSWGGDYQARRAAIRYREPGGKQTRFVHTLNGSALATSRLLPAILEQFQQADGSVLVPEVLRDRIGTDRLTPR, encoded by the coding sequence ATGCTCGACATGGAGTTGATCCGGAAGGATCGCGACGCGGTGGCGACCGCGCTGGCGAAGCGGCTCGAAGCCGCCGAGGTCGACCGGGCGCTGGACGACATCCAGCAGCTCGACCGGGAGCGTCGCCGGCTGATCAGTGAGATCGACGGGGAACGCCAGCGCCGCAAGGCCGAGGCCCGGGCGTACGCGCAGGCGAAGCGGGCCGGTGTCGAGCCGGAGGCGACCTCCGAGGTCGGCCGGAAGCAGATCGCCGAGTTGGAGAGCGAACTCGACGAGGTGCAGGCACGGCTGCGTACCGTGATGAGCGAACTGCCCAACCTGCCTGCCGAGGACGTGGTCCCCGGCGGCAAGGAGGCCAACCGGGTGGTGAAGACCTTCGGCGCACCCCCGGCGATCGAGAAGATCCGCGACCACGTCGAGTTGAGCCGGGCGTTGGGCCTGGTCGACCACGAGCGCGGGGTCAAGCTGGGCGGGTCGGGCTTCTGGATGTACACCGGTCTGGGCGCCCGCCTGGAGTGGGCGCTGGTCAACTGGCTGATCGAGAGCAACATCGAGGCCGGGTACGAGTTCCTGCTCCCGCCGCACCTGCTGCTGGACACTGCGGGCTTCGCCGCCGGCCAGTTCCCGAAGTTCTACGACGACGTCTACCACCTGGACAAGCAGTCCGCGCCGCGCGGGCAGTTCCTGCTGCCGACGGCGGAGACGGCGATCCTCGGCGCATACCAGGACGAGATCCTGGAGACCGCGAAGCTGCCGCTGCGGGTGTTCGCGTACACCCCCTGCTACCGCCGTGAGGCGGCGGGCTCGCACTCGGACGAGCGCGGCACCGTCCGGGGCCACCAGTTCAACAAGGTGGAGATCTTCCAGTTCACCCTGCCCGAGCAGGCCGACGCCGCGCTGGAGCAGATGGTCGCCCACGCGGAGAGCCTGGTCGAGGGGCTGGGCCTGCACTACCAGCGCAGCCTGCTGGCGGCCGGCGACTCCAGCGCCTCGATGCGCAAGACGCTGGACATCGAGGTGTGGATGCCCAGCACCGGCAAGTACAAGGAGGTCTCGTCGGTCTCCTGGGGCGGTGACTACCAGGCCCGACGGGCGGCGATCCGCTACCGCGAGCCGGGCGGCAAGCAGACCCGGTTCGTCCACACGCTGAACGGCTCGGCGCTGGCGACCAGCAGGCTGCTGCCGGCCATCCTGGAGCAGTTCCAGCAGGCCGACGGTTCGGTGCTGGTGCCCGAGGTGCTCCGCGACCGGATCGGCACCGACCGACTCACCCCGCGCTGA
- a CDS encoding cytochrome c biogenesis protein CcdA → MEAPLLLALTAGMLGAVNPCGFAMLPAYLSLLVAGATDTRGAVGRALTAAAALTCGYVLVFGAFGLALAPFAGWLRPRLPWFTVGLGLLLLLLGCWLLAGRRLPSLRPLTRAPRLTRSWPSMVLFGMAYATASLGCAIAPFLAIVVTSLQAGSTGRGLALFGAYALGMGLVVAVAALGVALLRGEVVARLRGAGAWAPRVSGLVLLLAGGYVAWYGWYEARLAAGRREALADPVVSAAAGVQRWLAATLDSAGPAVLVAAVGVLLLAGLLRRKGTLLTPAVEQGSPANTGRGPHAADTGRGPHAATPDEPVSAG, encoded by the coding sequence ATGGAGGCGCCGCTCCTGCTCGCGCTGACCGCGGGCATGCTCGGCGCGGTCAACCCGTGCGGCTTCGCGATGCTGCCGGCGTACCTGTCGCTGCTGGTCGCCGGGGCCACCGACACCCGGGGTGCGGTGGGCCGGGCACTCACCGCCGCCGCGGCGCTCACCTGCGGGTACGTGCTGGTGTTCGGCGCCTTCGGCCTGGCCCTGGCCCCGTTCGCGGGTTGGCTGCGTCCCCGGCTGCCGTGGTTCACCGTCGGGCTGGGACTGCTGCTCCTGCTGCTCGGTTGCTGGCTGCTCGCCGGACGACGGCTGCCCAGCCTGCGTCCGCTGACCCGGGCGCCCCGGCTGACCCGCAGTTGGCCGTCGATGGTGCTGTTCGGCATGGCGTACGCGACCGCCTCGCTGGGCTGCGCCATCGCACCGTTCCTGGCGATCGTGGTGACCAGCCTCCAGGCCGGGTCGACCGGGCGCGGGCTGGCGCTGTTCGGGGCGTACGCCCTGGGGATGGGGTTGGTGGTCGCGGTGGCCGCGCTCGGCGTGGCGCTGCTGCGCGGCGAGGTGGTGGCCCGGCTGCGGGGCGCCGGTGCCTGGGCCCCTCGCGTGAGTGGTCTGGTGCTGCTGCTCGCGGGCGGCTACGTCGCCTGGTACGGCTGGTACGAGGCGCGGCTGGCCGCCGGTCGGCGCGAGGCGCTCGCCGATCCGGTGGTGAGCGCCGCCGCCGGTGTCCAGCGGTGGCTGGCGGCGACGCTGGACAGCGCAGGTCCGGCGGTGCTCGTCGCGGCTGTCGGCGTGTTGCTGCTAGCCGGCTTGCTGCGAAGGAAGGGCACCTTGTTAACGCCTGCGGTAGAACAGGGGTCCCCTGCTAACACCGGACGGGGGCCGCACGCGGCTGACACCGGACGGGGGCCGCACGCGGCGACCCCCGACGAACCGGTCAGCGCGGGGTGA
- a CDS encoding redoxin domain-containing protein: MRPVRQTRRAVCAVAVVLAAALAAGGCGAAGSVEEAAAVPESAPAPASASAEPAGPTPGPTTPVPVPDTLRFTGQTLAGTQFDAAALAGRPVVLWFWAPWCATCASQAWTIAEIEPGFRDTVPIIGVAGLGERKAMTDFVTEFELGPMPQIEDRQGTLWKRFGIVEQSTFVIIDREGKVAHKGWLDGEDLTRRVTALAA; this comes from the coding sequence TCCGACAGACGCGACGTGCCGTTTGTGCGGTCGCCGTTGTGCTCGCCGCCGCGCTGGCGGCCGGCGGCTGCGGTGCCGCGGGCTCGGTCGAGGAGGCGGCGGCCGTACCGGAGTCCGCACCCGCACCCGCCTCGGCGTCTGCGGAGCCCGCCGGACCGACGCCCGGTCCCACCACCCCGGTGCCGGTGCCCGACACCCTGCGGTTCACCGGGCAGACCCTGGCCGGTACGCAGTTCGACGCCGCCGCCCTGGCCGGTCGCCCGGTGGTGCTCTGGTTCTGGGCGCCCTGGTGTGCCACCTGCGCCAGCCAGGCGTGGACCATCGCCGAGATCGAACCCGGCTTCCGGGACACCGTGCCGATCATCGGCGTCGCCGGGCTCGGCGAACGCAAGGCGATGACCGACTTCGTCACCGAGTTCGAACTCGGCCCGATGCCGCAGATCGAGGACCGGCAGGGCACGCTCTGGAAGCGGTTCGGAATCGTCGAGCAGAGCACCTTCGTGATCATCGATCGTGAGGGCAAGGTCGCGCACAAGGGGTGGCTCGACGGGGAGGACCTCACCCGCCGGGTCACCGCGCTGGCCGCCTGA